One Turneriella parva DSM 21527 genomic region harbors:
- a CDS encoding M16 family metallopeptidase encodes MRWISTKPAFQVEKIVLQNGLVVLLENIPHRTSATVGLWLPVGSRFERKRESGYSHFVEHMLFKGTRKRHYTEISRAIDRLGGHMNASTSKEITDYYISLSSRHIPVALDVLADMFFDSTFSNEEFVAEKKVIVEELKMGEDQPDDYLFDLFYESQIGDNSLGRPIAGNARGIQRTTRDELYEYYRSHYGPEGTVLSLAGALYSTPAEKRALIAEITRHFDRTDHALQGKPGYHREEFRDAEFQTERAPKQRLLKHQAKDLEQINFVLSLPGEKTQLNQPADLQVLTHYLGGTMSSRLFVELREKKGLCYSVSTFHSQFLHEGVWGIFCATSPDKYTTAVETALQEVNELTTGIDAGDLEESKSGLRGSVELAMESAYRRASYNARTYLYHGIVKDWRDYLVQLDKVTPTTFLSALRHVWRGASPGITSLGPKISAATQKKLSNLVKQPLLSQ; translated from the coding sequence ATGCGTTGGATATCCACCAAACCCGCTTTTCAGGTCGAGAAAATCGTTCTGCAAAACGGTCTGGTGGTGTTGCTCGAAAATATTCCGCACAGAACCAGCGCGACTGTCGGCCTTTGGCTACCGGTCGGCTCAAGGTTCGAGCGCAAACGCGAATCGGGTTACTCGCACTTTGTCGAGCACATGCTCTTCAAGGGCACCCGCAAACGCCACTACACTGAGATTTCGCGCGCGATCGACCGCCTCGGCGGGCATATGAATGCGTCGACGAGCAAAGAAATCACCGACTATTACATCAGCCTGAGCAGCCGGCATATACCGGTGGCGCTCGACGTGCTCGCAGACATGTTTTTTGACTCCACTTTCAGCAATGAAGAGTTCGTCGCTGAAAAGAAAGTGATCGTTGAAGAATTGAAAATGGGCGAAGACCAGCCCGACGATTACCTGTTCGACCTGTTTTATGAAAGCCAGATCGGTGATAACTCACTCGGTCGGCCGATAGCGGGCAATGCCAGAGGCATTCAGCGCACAACACGCGACGAGCTCTACGAATATTACCGTTCGCACTATGGCCCCGAGGGCACAGTGCTTTCGCTCGCAGGCGCTCTCTACTCAACCCCCGCTGAGAAACGCGCACTCATTGCAGAAATTACCCGGCACTTTGACCGCACCGACCACGCTTTGCAGGGTAAACCGGGTTACCACCGCGAAGAATTTCGCGATGCGGAGTTTCAGACCGAACGCGCACCGAAGCAGCGCCTGTTGAAACACCAGGCAAAAGATCTGGAGCAAATCAATTTCGTCTTGTCTTTGCCCGGCGAAAAGACGCAGCTCAACCAGCCGGCTGACCTGCAGGTGCTGACGCACTATCTCGGCGGCACGATGTCATCGCGGCTGTTCGTCGAGCTGCGCGAGAAAAAGGGTCTGTGTTATTCGGTCAGTACCTTTCATTCGCAATTTCTGCACGAAGGCGTCTGGGGCATTTTCTGCGCCACCTCACCCGACAAGTACACGACCGCGGTCGAGACTGCCCTGCAAGAAGTGAATGAACTCACCACCGGCATCGACGCGGGTGATCTCGAAGAAAGCAAATCTGGCCTGCGCGGCAGCGTTGAACTCGCCATGGAGAGCGCCTACCGCCGTGCAAGCTACAACGCCCGCACTTACCTTTACCATGGCATTGTGAAAGACTGGCGCGACTACCTGGTTCAGCTCGACAAGGTCACCCCGACGACATTCTTGTCGGCGCTGCGACATGTCTGGCGGGGTGCATCACCGGGAATCACAAGCCTTGGCCCGAAAATTTCGGCAGCAACGCAGAAGAAACTGTCGAACCTCGTTAAACAGCCATTACTGAGTCAGTAA
- a CDS encoding metal-sensitive transcriptional regulator yields MPGDALVHRINRIQGQLEALKRIVTSGEADCVKTIELAKAASNAIKKFAQAYVETHLDQCIEEKVAVKELHGEMRKVVHSSFSL; encoded by the coding sequence ATGCCAGGCGATGCACTAGTACACCGAATTAACCGAATCCAGGGGCAACTTGAGGCGTTGAAGCGCATTGTTACCTCTGGCGAAGCCGACTGCGTCAAGACAATTGAGCTCGCGAAAGCAGCTTCGAACGCGATCAAGAAGTTTGCTCAGGCTTACGTCGAGACGCACCTCGACCAGTGCATTGAAGAAAAGGTCGCAGTGAAAGAACTGCACGGCGAAATGCGCAAAGTCGTGCATTCGTCGTTTTCGCTTTAA
- a CDS encoding formylglycine-generating enzyme family protein yields MARVERVDPVTRLAEITSAETIPAAAEYQVLNETGETIGRAVDLKSNGAQAYSFRFEGRRRSLSAGRRIVVVQTNEAFSALADRPRMTREVTTRLVNRDNAPMQLIPDGIVVMGNQQAGELHYVPARSGGRAANRFDIPAFYIDRHEVTIGQFTRYLEETRGKVPTAYQSLSLNQPVTRVTYKDAENYCAWAGKRLPTEFEWERAARGNQIVSSQAETYVESTSFPKGDFSPQEACVTREKASGPLDIDKLTDTNAFGLVGMCGNAAEWTSSWLLPYRGNTERDIRFGKKYKVIRGGSFELELEYAKSHVRLAGGMPSLARDRRAGFRCARSE; encoded by the coding sequence GTGGCGAGAGTCGAACGTGTCGACCCGGTCACGCGTCTCGCCGAAATTACGAGCGCAGAGACGATTCCCGCAGCGGCTGAATACCAGGTGCTGAACGAAACCGGGGAAACTATCGGCAGGGCCGTCGATCTGAAATCGAATGGCGCGCAGGCCTATTCATTCCGTTTTGAGGGGCGCCGCCGCAGTCTCAGCGCCGGTAGGCGCATCGTCGTTGTGCAGACGAACGAGGCGTTCAGCGCGCTTGCCGACCGACCGCGCATGACACGCGAGGTGACGACACGGCTCGTTAACCGAGACAATGCGCCGATGCAGCTGATACCCGATGGCATCGTGGTTATGGGCAATCAGCAGGCCGGCGAGCTGCATTACGTACCCGCCCGGTCTGGTGGCCGCGCCGCGAACCGTTTTGATATTCCCGCGTTCTACATCGACAGACACGAGGTCACGATCGGCCAGTTTACGCGCTATCTCGAAGAAACCCGGGGCAAGGTGCCGACCGCTTATCAGAGCCTCAGCCTAAACCAGCCGGTGACGCGCGTGACCTATAAGGATGCAGAAAATTACTGCGCATGGGCGGGTAAAAGGCTACCGACCGAATTCGAATGGGAGCGTGCCGCCCGTGGCAACCAGATCGTCAGCTCTCAGGCAGAAACTTATGTCGAATCGACTTCGTTTCCCAAGGGGGATTTCTCACCGCAAGAAGCCTGCGTCACCCGGGAAAAGGCATCGGGGCCATTAGATATCGACAAACTTACCGATACCAACGCCTTTGGGCTCGTCGGCATGTGTGGTAACGCCGCAGAATGGACCAGCAGCTGGCTGCTGCCCTATCGCGGCAACACCGAACGCGATATTCGCTTCGGCAAAAAGTATAAGGTGATTCGCGGCGGCTCTTTTGAGCTCGAACTCGAATATGCCAAGAGCCATGTACGCCTCGCCGGCGGCATGCCCTCACTCGCACGCGACCGCCGTGCGGGTTTCAGATGCGCTCGAAGTGAGTAA